The Micavibrio sp. TMED2 genome includes a window with the following:
- a CDS encoding protein CapI has translation MTVLVTGAAGFIGFSVAQQLLREGRSVVGVDSINSYYPPALKQARLTELNKQTGFTFWHGDITELPQQLETGTVGDSNISWQEIDTIVHLAAQPGVRYSLENPYAYVDANVTGQVAILELARSLPQQPHVVYASSSSVYGRNTKMPWSEEDRTDHPASVYAATKQAAERLADTYGHLYGLKLTGLRFFTVYGPWGRPDMAPYLFTKALFDGSTIRLFNHGKQQRDFTFIDDIVAGVIAAIDRSINGMDGMTHQHRVYNLGNNQAEELEHFVAVLEEVTGRKAILDRQPAQPGDVVATYADITRSQAELGFSPKTGIAEGLGEFVAWYRQYHGIT, from the coding sequence ATGACCGTTCTTGTAACCGGCGCCGCAGGCTTTATCGGCTTCAGCGTCGCACAGCAGTTATTGCGTGAGGGCCGGTCGGTTGTGGGCGTCGACAGCATCAACAGCTATTACCCGCCTGCCCTGAAACAGGCACGCCTCACCGAACTGAACAAACAGACCGGCTTTACCTTCTGGCATGGGGATATCACCGAGCTGCCGCAGCAGCTTGAGACCGGCACGGTGGGCGACAGCAATATCAGCTGGCAGGAGATTGACACCATCGTCCACCTCGCCGCCCAGCCGGGGGTGCGTTATTCGCTGGAAAATCCCTATGCTTATGTGGATGCCAATGTCACCGGACAGGTCGCCATCCTCGAACTGGCCCGGTCCCTGCCCCAACAGCCCCATGTGGTTTATGCCAGTTCATCCTCGGTCTATGGCCGCAACACAAAAATGCCGTGGTCCGAGGAGGACCGCACCGATCATCCGGCCTCGGTCTATGCCGCGACCAAGCAGGCGGCAGAGCGGCTCGCCGATACCTATGGCCACCTCTATGGACTCAAGCTGACCGGCCTGCGCTTCTTCACGGTCTATGGCCCGTGGGGTCGCCCGGATATGGCACCCTACCTGTTCACCAAAGCGCTGTTTGACGGCAGCACGATCCGGCTGTTCAACCACGGCAAGCAACAGCGCGACTTCACCTTCATTGACGACATTGTTGCCGGTGTCATTGCCGCCATCGACCGCTCGATCAACGGCATGGATGGCATGACGCATCAGCACCGTGTCTATAATCTCGGCAACAATCAGGCCGAGGAGCTGGAGCATTTCGTGGCGGTTCTGGAAGAGGTGACCGGGCGCAAGGCGATACTCGACCGGCAACCGGCACAGCCGGGCGATGTGGTGGCAACCTATGCCGACATTACCCGCAGTCAGGCCGAACTGGGTTTCTCACCCAAAACAGGAATTGCCGAGGGGCTGGGCGAGTTTGTCGCCTGGTATCGCCAATATCATGGCATTACCTGA